From the genome of Candidatus Zixiibacteriota bacterium:
CCCCCCTGCTCGCCAAACTCGGCATCAAACCCGGTATTCGTATTCGCCTCGTGAACGAGCCCGACAACTACCTGCGTCTCGTCGGACCGCTGCCGCCGGATGTCACCATCGTCGACGCCCGCGCCAAGATCGCCGATTTCATTCATTGCTTTGCCACTCAGCGCCCGCGCCTGGCCGCACTGTTGCCGCAATTCCTCAAACAGTTGGAACGGAACGGCATGATTTGGATTTCTTGGCCGAAAAAAACCGCCAAGGTCCC
Proteins encoded in this window:
- a CDS encoding DUF3052 domain-containing protein, giving the protein MAGYSTTPLLAKLGIKPGIRIRLVNEPDNYLRLVGPLPPDVTIVDARAKIADFIHCFATQRPRLAALLPQFLKQLERNGMIWISWPKKTAKVP